A genomic segment from Flavobacteriales bacterium encodes:
- a CDS encoding carboxypeptidase-like regulatory domain-containing protein, with amino-acid sequence MSCFSNFQTHAQTKNDSLLQFSGVLLTRDSLMAVPFANILIKNSKRGTISDYFGYFSFVAERGDTIQFSYVGFKDALFVIPDSLNRKNYSLIQMMDQDTVILQEAVIYPWPTKEQFREAFLSLHLPEDDKQRAERNLNRAEMKERMENMGMDGSENFTYAMQQHGAQLYYAGQLPPNNLLNPLAWAKFIKAWKNGDFKRKKKR; translated from the coding sequence TTGAGTTGTTTTTCGAACTTCCAAACACATGCCCAGACCAAGAACGACAGCCTGCTCCAATTCTCTGGTGTGCTGCTTACCCGTGATAGTCTGATGGCTGTTCCATTTGCCAATATCCTCATCAAAAACTCGAAACGCGGCACCATTTCCGATTACTTCGGATACTTCTCTTTCGTTGCTGAGCGTGGAGATACGATTCAATTCAGCTACGTTGGATTTAAGGATGCACTTTTTGTAATCCCTGATTCATTGAACCGAAAGAACTACTCGCTTATCCAGATGATGGATCAGGATACAGTCATTCTTCAAGAAGCTGTCATTTATCCTTGGCCAACAAAAGAACAGTTCAGAGAGGCGTTTCTGAGTCTTCACCTTCCTGAAGATGACAAGCAGCGGGCGGAACGTAATCTGAATCGTGCCGAAATGAAAGAACGTATGGAAAACATGGGCATGGACGGCAGCGAAAACTTTACTTACGCCATGCAACAGCACGGAGCTCAATTGTATTACGCTGGGCAACTTCCACCGAACAATTTGTTGAATCCGTTGGCTTGGGCCAAATTCATCAAAGCATGGAAGAATGGGGATTTTAAACGCAAGAAAAAACGCTGA
- the paaG gene encoding 2-(1,2-epoxy-1,2-dihydrophenyl)acetyl-CoA isomerase PaaG: MTFDIIDFKIEDGVAVITLNRPDKLNSFNQLMAYDVQSALDHCMENPEVRCVLITGAGRGFCAGQDLEEAIEPNAASIEEHVESKYNPMVRKIRAIKKPVIAAVNGVAAGAGANLAYCCDIIVAAESAKFIQSFINIGLIPDTGGTYFLPRMVGMHKAAELMMLGEKMTAQEGKDLGIVYRVYPDAEFMESAMELAKRMAKMPTKGLGLIKKAINMSLNHDLDQQLEVERDLQGRAGRTYDNAEGINAFLEKRKPVFKGE; encoded by the coding sequence ATGACATTCGATATCATAGATTTCAAAATAGAAGATGGCGTTGCTGTGATTACGCTTAATCGACCTGATAAACTCAACAGCTTCAATCAATTAATGGCCTATGATGTTCAATCGGCATTGGACCATTGCATGGAAAATCCTGAGGTGAGATGTGTGCTGATAACTGGTGCAGGACGAGGTTTCTGCGCTGGACAGGATCTGGAAGAGGCCATTGAACCAAACGCGGCAAGCATCGAAGAACACGTAGAATCGAAGTACAATCCGATGGTTCGGAAGATTCGCGCCATTAAAAAACCAGTGATCGCTGCGGTGAATGGCGTTGCGGCAGGAGCAGGCGCCAATTTGGCCTATTGCTGCGATATCATTGTGGCAGCAGAAAGCGCCAAGTTCATCCAATCGTTCATCAACATTGGTTTGATTCCAGATACAGGCGGTACATATTTTCTACCTCGAATGGTGGGAATGCACAAAGCCGCAGAATTGATGATGCTTGGAGAGAAGATGACCGCTCAGGAAGGAAAAGACCTTGGCATCGTCTATCGCGTTTACCCTGATGCTGAATTCATGGAAAGCGCCATGGAACTCGCGAAACGAATGGCCAAAATGCCAACCAAAGGCTTGGGTTTGATCAAGAAAGCAATCAACATGAGCTTAAACCACGATCTTGATCAACAACTCGAAGTTGAACGTGATCTGCAAGGAAGAGCAGGCAGAACCTACGACAATGCCGAAGGAATCAATGCTTTTTTGGAGAAACGTAAACCAGTATTTAAAGGAGAGTAA
- the paaA gene encoding 1,2-phenylacetyl-CoA epoxidase subunit A, which produces MSEKDLQAIFDKKIENEVKIEPKDWMPDAYRKNVLRQMAQHAHSEVVGMLPEGNWITRAPSLRRKVALLAKIQDEAGHGLYLYSAAETLGTDRNRLVLDLLEGKAKYSSIFNYPALTWADIGAVGWLVDGAAIVNQIMLQKTSYGPYSRAMIRICKEESFHQRQGYEIMLTLCRGSEEQKAMAQDALNRFWWPSLMMFGPSDKDSAHSAQSMAWKIKRMGNDELRQKFIDQTVKQADFLGLTIPDPELKWNEEKGQYDWGQIDWEEFQNVISGNGPCNKERLAARQAAYDNGAWVREAATAYANKKAERKDKEAA; this is translated from the coding sequence ATGTCTGAAAAGGATTTACAGGCCATCTTCGATAAGAAGATTGAGAATGAAGTAAAGATCGAGCCCAAAGATTGGATGCCAGATGCTTACCGCAAGAACGTTTTGCGTCAGATGGCGCAACACGCACATTCTGAAGTGGTGGGAATGCTTCCAGAAGGCAATTGGATAACCAGAGCACCGAGCTTGAGAAGAAAAGTAGCCTTGTTGGCCAAGATTCAAGATGAGGCTGGTCACGGACTTTATCTCTATAGCGCAGCGGAAACGTTGGGAACAGACCGCAATAGGTTAGTACTGGACCTTCTTGAGGGCAAAGCCAAATACAGTAGTATTTTCAATTATCCAGCACTTACTTGGGCTGATATAGGCGCTGTGGGTTGGCTGGTTGATGGAGCGGCCATTGTGAACCAGATCATGCTTCAGAAAACGAGCTACGGGCCGTATTCTAGGGCTATGATCCGTATCTGTAAGGAAGAGAGTTTCCATCAGCGTCAAGGCTATGAGATCATGCTTACGCTTTGCCGTGGGTCTGAAGAACAAAAAGCTATGGCGCAAGATGCACTGAACAGGTTTTGGTGGCCAAGTCTTATGATGTTCGGGCCTTCGGATAAGGATTCTGCGCATTCAGCACAAAGCATGGCTTGGAAGATAAAACGAATGGGAAACGATGAACTTCGTCAGAAATTCATCGACCAAACAGTAAAGCAGGCAGATTTCCTCGGACTCACTATTCCTGATCCTGAATTGAAGTGGAATGAAGAGAAAGGTCAGTACGATTGGGGACAGATCGACTGGGAAGAGTTTCAGAATGTGATCAGTGGCAATGGACCTTGCAATAAGGAAAGACTGGCGGCACGCCAGGCAGCGTACGATAATGGTGCTTGGGTTAGAGAAGCAGCCACAGCTTATGCTAATAAGAAAGCAGAACGTAAAGACAAAGAAGCAGCATAA
- the paaB gene encoding 1,2-phenylacetyl-CoA epoxidase subunit B yields MERKDWPLWEVFVRSKAGLSHKHAGSLHAPDAEMAISNARDVYTRRNEGVSIWVVESKHIHSTLETDAESMFDPNEDKIYRHPTFYDIPDEVGHM; encoded by the coding sequence ATGGAAAGAAAAGACTGGCCTCTTTGGGAGGTATTTGTAAGAAGCAAAGCAGGATTGAGCCACAAACACGCAGGTAGCCTTCATGCACCAGATGCAGAAATGGCCATCAGCAATGCACGCGATGTTTATACGCGCAGAAACGAAGGCGTGAGCATTTGGGTGGTAGAAAGCAAACACATCCATTCTACCTTGGAAACAGATGCCGAATCCATGTTCGACCCGAACGAGGACAAGATCTATCGTCATCCGACTTTCTACGATATTCCGGACGAAGTAGGACATATGTAA
- the paaJ gene encoding phenylacetate-CoA oxygenase subunit PaaJ, which translates to MNEEELWNLLDEVMDPEIPVLSLVDLGVIRDAKFVHGNPEITITPTYSGCPAMKVMEEDIEAVLQGVGFDEYKINTVLSPAWTTDWITEKGRKALQDYGIAPPEQATSDKNALLGHPKEVTCPNCKSRKTKMLSQFGSTPCKALYQCQDCKEPYDYFKCI; encoded by the coding sequence ATGAACGAAGAAGAACTTTGGAATCTGCTCGATGAGGTCATGGATCCTGAGATACCTGTTCTCAGCTTGGTTGACCTTGGAGTAATTCGTGATGCCAAATTCGTTCACGGAAATCCTGAGATAACCATCACGCCTACCTATTCCGGTTGTCCTGCCATGAAGGTGATGGAAGAAGATATTGAAGCGGTGCTGCAAGGCGTAGGTTTTGATGAGTACAAGATCAATACCGTGCTCTCGCCAGCTTGGACTACTGATTGGATCACCGAAAAGGGACGGAAAGCCTTACAGGATTACGGAATAGCACCACCGGAACAAGCCACTTCAGATAAGAATGCGCTTTTGGGCCATCCAAAAGAAGTGACATGCCCGAATTGCAAAAGTCGTAAAACAAAAATGTTGAGCCAGTTCGGCTCAACACCTTGTAAAGCATTGTATCAATGTCAAGACTGCAAAGAGCCTTATGACTATTTCAAGTGCATTTGA
- a CDS encoding 3-hydroxybutyryl-CoA dehydrogenase: MIVGVVGAGSMGAGIAQVAAQAGHKVYLNDSFPDALEKAAKGHQLIFSRLAEKGKMTLDEAKACAKRITYTRSVDDLKHCGLVIEAIIEDQEIKQGLFQELEMICGDEAILASNTSTLPIVAIGGKLKDPSRVIGIHFFNPAPLMALVEVIPSMLTRDGLAEEMKDLMKAWGKVPVIAKDTPGFIVNRVARPFYGESIRILEEGIADEATIDWALKEIGGFRMGPFELMDLIGNDINFAVTSTAFKSFFYDGRYRPSVIQQRLVEGGLLGRKSGKGYYDYSEGAVQPEPNKSKALGELIVNRVLCLLINSAIDALHFGVASKEDLDLAMTKGVNYPKGLLAWGDERGLENVLHRIDSLYEDYREDRYRACVLLRRMVKEGKTFY; this comes from the coding sequence TTGATTGTAGGAGTTGTCGGGGCAGGAAGCATGGGAGCAGGAATTGCTCAAGTTGCGGCACAAGCAGGACATAAAGTCTATTTGAATGACAGTTTTCCAGATGCGCTGGAAAAAGCAGCAAAAGGGCATCAGCTAATTTTCAGCCGATTGGCAGAAAAAGGTAAAATGACCTTGGATGAAGCGAAAGCCTGTGCCAAACGAATCACATACACGCGAAGTGTTGACGATCTGAAGCATTGCGGATTGGTCATCGAAGCGATTATCGAAGACCAGGAGATCAAGCAAGGACTGTTTCAGGAATTGGAAATGATCTGTGGCGATGAAGCCATTCTCGCTTCGAATACATCCACACTTCCGATTGTAGCAATAGGTGGAAAACTGAAAGACCCAAGTCGCGTAATTGGCATTCACTTCTTCAATCCGGCACCATTGATGGCGTTGGTAGAGGTGATTCCGAGCATGCTGACGCGAGATGGTTTGGCAGAAGAAATGAAAGACCTGATGAAGGCTTGGGGCAAAGTTCCTGTTATTGCCAAAGACACTCCTGGTTTTATCGTGAACCGTGTTGCTCGTCCATTCTACGGGGAGTCAATCAGAATTCTGGAAGAAGGAATTGCTGATGAAGCAACCATCGATTGGGCATTGAAAGAAATCGGTGGTTTCCGAATGGGACCCTTTGAACTGATGGATCTGATCGGAAACGACATCAACTTTGCGGTTACATCAACAGCATTCAAATCCTTCTTTTACGATGGTAGATACCGACCGTCAGTTATTCAGCAACGACTGGTAGAAGGCGGATTGCTTGGTAGAAAATCGGGCAAAGGCTACTACGATTATTCGGAAGGAGCCGTGCAACCAGAACCAAATAAAAGCAAGGCGTTGGGAGAACTGATTGTGAACCGCGTACTATGCTTGCTCATCAATTCAGCCATTGATGCATTGCATTTTGGCGTTGCATCCAAAGAAGACCTCGATCTGGCCATGACCAAAGGCGTGAATTACCCGAAAGGCTTGCTTGCTTGGGGAGACGAACGTGGATTGGAAAACGTGCTTCATCGCATCGATTCGCTGTATGAAGATTACCGCGAAGACCGTTATCGCGCTTGCGTGCTGCTGCGCAGAATGGTGAAGGAAGGAAAGACATTCTACTAG
- the paaC gene encoding phenylacetate-CoA oxygenase subunit PaaC, whose amino-acid sequence MEKNQALFNYLLRLGDNAAILGHKLSEWCGHGPELEEDIAIINTALDLLGHARSIYSYAGEVEGKGRTEDDLAYLRIEREYRNALICELPNGNYGDTIARQYLVDQFNFLLFSELVNSKDETVAAISEKTIKEIRYHLRRSKEWVLRLGDGTEESHNKIQEAFDNIWPYTGDLFVEDQSDAVIVAEGIGPDMKAIHGTWRENVKATLAEATLTIPKDGWMHSGSKAGRHTEHMGYILAELQYMQRTYPGCEW is encoded by the coding sequence ATGGAGAAGAACCAAGCTTTATTCAATTATCTACTCCGATTAGGCGATAATGCCGCCATCCTCGGTCATAAATTGAGCGAGTGGTGCGGTCATGGTCCAGAATTGGAGGAAGACATAGCCATTATCAACACAGCACTTGACCTTTTGGGTCATGCCCGATCCATTTACAGTTATGCTGGAGAAGTGGAAGGAAAAGGACGAACAGAAGACGACCTTGCTTATTTGCGTATTGAGCGCGAATACAGAAATGCGCTTATCTGCGAATTGCCGAACGGAAATTATGGCGATACGATCGCACGTCAATATTTGGTGGATCAATTCAATTTTCTGCTGTTTTCTGAATTGGTGAATTCGAAGGATGAAACTGTTGCGGCCATTTCAGAAAAAACCATCAAAGAGATTCGCTATCACTTACGTAGAAGTAAGGAATGGGTGTTGCGCTTGGGCGATGGAACCGAAGAAAGTCACAATAAGATCCAAGAGGCATTCGATAATATTTGGCCCTACACAGGCGATCTGTTTGTGGAAGATCAAAGTGATGCTGTGATTGTTGCTGAAGGCATTGGGCCAGATATGAAAGCAATCCATGGTACATGGAGGGAGAACGTGAAAGCAACCTTGGCTGAGGCCACGTTGACGATTCCGAAAGATGGATGGATGCACAGTGGAAGTAAAGCTGGTCGTCATACCGAACACATGGGCTATATTTTGGCCGAATTGCAATACATGCAACGCACCTATCCTGGCTGCGAGTGGTGA
- a CDS encoding TonB-dependent receptor — MGILNARKNADPLLIILFQIKLRTLQVLGFLLLMGNMAWAQSKATVAGQLLDENNKGIELVNVAAIGYPGGTSTDESGNYSFEVPADTKIKISFSHVQFESQTFEVKLAPGEIKILNRILKLNDNLMTEAVVNDDANRTTTMTRVDPKIAIEIPTVSGGIEAVLKTFPGVSSNNELSSQYNVRGGNYNENLVYVNDVLIYRPFLVRSGQQEGLSFVNPDLVGSLSFSAGGFEAKYGDKMSSVLDVKYKRPRKFAGSVTGSLLGGAAHVEGSSKDYRFSYLAGVRYRTNQYVLGSLDTKGQYRPRFIDVQGLLNFDINDKWSVSLLANYAQNRYQFVPQDRVTAFGTISDALQLTVYFDGQEISSFETILGALTTEFRPNPKLKLKLIASAFRSTENQTFDVQGEYFLGQLDNNFGSDNLGEVAFNRGIGTFLNHGRDYLTATVVSARNVGKWFDGHRIMDWGSTYQHEIIVDKLSEWNMIDSAGYSIPLNANELQVQEVLKTRIDLQSNRISGFIQNTWMFSDTSKHQLTAGARYHYWDVNKQFIVTPRVNYAFDPQWINTDMIFRASGGMYYQPPFYRELRDLNGTLNKNVRAQQSYHAVIGMDYNFKAWNRPFKLVAEVYYKYLNDLVPYEIDNVRIRYYAQNNARGYATGIDLKLNGEFVQGIESWASMSVMTVQEDIIDDYYYDYYNSDGQKIGYGIENSIPTDSVRVEPGYIPRPTDQRVNFSLYFQDYVPKLPSLKMHLNLVFGSGMPFGPPDYTRYKDTLRIPPYRRVDIGFSYMLLGEKKKFVGPKNPLKHFKSIWISLEVFNLLGTNNTLSYLWISDITNRQYAVPNYLTTRRVNAKIVMKF, encoded by the coding sequence ATGGGGATTTTAAACGCAAGAAAAAACGCTGACCCACTCTTGATCATCCTTTTTCAAATAAAGCTGCGCACGCTGCAGGTGCTGGGTTTCCTCCTTTTGATGGGAAACATGGCTTGGGCTCAATCCAAAGCCACTGTAGCGGGCCAATTGCTGGATGAAAACAACAAGGGAATTGAACTTGTGAATGTGGCGGCCATCGGTTATCCGGGCGGAACATCGACAGATGAAAGTGGGAATTACAGTTTCGAAGTTCCAGCCGACACCAAGATCAAAATTAGCTTTAGCCACGTTCAATTCGAATCGCAGACCTTCGAAGTGAAGCTCGCACCTGGCGAAATCAAAATTCTTAATCGTATTCTGAAACTGAACGACAATCTGATGACGGAAGCTGTGGTGAATGATGACGCCAATCGCACCACCACCATGACGCGCGTTGACCCCAAAATAGCTATTGAAATTCCGACAGTAAGCGGAGGAATTGAAGCCGTGCTGAAAACGTTCCCAGGCGTGAGTTCAAATAACGAATTGAGCTCACAGTACAACGTTCGTGGAGGAAACTACAATGAGAACTTGGTTTATGTGAATGATGTTCTCATCTATCGACCATTTTTGGTTCGTTCTGGTCAACAGGAAGGACTCAGTTTTGTCAATCCTGATCTTGTTGGTAGTTTGAGTTTTTCTGCTGGCGGTTTTGAAGCCAAGTATGGCGATAAGATGTCGTCCGTTTTGGACGTAAAATACAAGCGCCCACGGAAATTTGCCGGTTCTGTAACAGGAAGTCTTTTGGGAGGAGCTGCTCACGTAGAAGGTTCCTCTAAAGATTACCGTTTTTCGTATTTGGCTGGTGTTCGGTATCGCACCAACCAATACGTACTTGGTAGTTTAGACACGAAAGGTCAATATAGACCACGTTTTATTGATGTACAAGGTCTGTTGAATTTTGACATAAACGATAAATGGAGCGTAAGTCTGTTAGCCAACTACGCACAAAACCGTTATCAATTCGTTCCGCAAGACCGAGTTACGGCTTTCGGAACCATCAGCGATGCCCTGCAACTAACCGTGTATTTTGACGGTCAGGAGATCAGTAGTTTCGAGACGATTCTTGGTGCCCTTACAACCGAATTCAGACCAAATCCGAAACTCAAACTCAAACTTATTGCTTCTGCCTTCCGCTCCACTGAAAATCAAACATTTGACGTACAGGGCGAGTATTTCCTTGGCCAACTGGACAATAACTTTGGATCTGATAATTTGGGTGAAGTGGCCTTCAACCGTGGAATTGGAACGTTTCTTAACCATGGTCGCGACTATCTGACCGCCACCGTGGTCTCTGCAAGGAATGTTGGCAAATGGTTCGATGGTCATCGAATCATGGATTGGGGAAGTACGTATCAGCACGAAATAATAGTAGACAAGCTAAGTGAGTGGAACATGATCGATTCTGCCGGTTATTCCATTCCATTGAATGCAAATGAACTTCAGGTTCAGGAGGTACTGAAAACCAGAATTGACCTTCAGAGTAATCGCATCAGCGGTTTCATTCAGAACACATGGATGTTCTCAGACACGTCAAAACATCAACTTACAGCTGGCGCCCGCTATCATTATTGGGATGTAAATAAGCAGTTCATTGTGACCCCTAGGGTAAACTATGCATTCGACCCTCAATGGATAAATACCGATATGATCTTCCGAGCTTCAGGAGGTATGTACTATCAACCACCGTTCTATCGCGAGCTCAGAGATCTGAATGGAACGTTGAATAAGAATGTCCGTGCGCAGCAATCGTATCATGCTGTTATTGGAATGGATTACAATTTCAAGGCATGGAATCGTCCCTTCAAACTGGTAGCCGAAGTTTATTACAAATACCTGAACGACCTTGTCCCATACGAAATTGACAACGTTCGAATCCGTTATTACGCTCAAAATAATGCTCGAGGTTATGCCACCGGGATTGACCTGAAGCTAAACGGTGAATTCGTTCAAGGAATTGAAAGTTGGGCGAGTATGTCTGTGATGACGGTTCAAGAAGATATCATAGATGATTACTACTACGATTATTACAATTCGGATGGACAGAAGATCGGTTATGGCATCGAGAATTCCATTCCAACAGACAGCGTAAGAGTTGAGCCAGGTTACATTCCGCGCCCTACCGACCAACGCGTAAACTTCTCGCTCTATTTTCAGGATTACGTTCCGAAATTACCTTCTCTAAAAATGCATTTGAACCTAGTATTCGGCTCCGGAATGCCTTTCGGCCCGCCAGACTACACCCGTTACAAAGACACATTACGTATACCTCCATACCGAAGAGTAGACATCGGTTTCTCTTACATGCTTTTGGGTGAGAAAAAGAAATTCGTTGGACCAAAAAATCCCCTCAAACACTTCAAGTCAATTTGGATCAGTTTAGAGGTTTTCAACCTTCTTGGAACCAACAACACACTCAGCTACCTCTGGATCTCGGACATTACCAACCGTCAATATGCAGTTCCTAACTACTTAACGACCAGAAGGGTAAACGCCAAAATTGTGATGAAGTTCTAG